The DNA window AGCTGGGGCTCTGTGGCCAGCAGCTGGGGCTCTGTGGCCAGCGGTGTGTGCAGCTCCTGGCGCGCCGTCACCAGGCGTGACCTGTTCACCGAGTCCACAACGAACACCAACACGTGGGCATGGCTCATGTAGTGGGGCCAGTACGCTCGCAGGTTCTGGCTGCCACCCACTGTGGGAGACAGAGAGGATCAGGCACCAGTGTGGGGATCAACCAGACCTCCCATCACCCTGGATGCTCTTTACCCTCAGCCTGGTGTCAGCAGGGGGGATGCTCCAGGTGGGGGGAATGCTCCAGGCCATGCAGGGCCAGGCCAGTCTTaccctccagcagctccatctcCAGCCCCTCAATAGAAAGCTGGGTGCAGTTGAAGCCCTGGGTGGGTGTGAAGCACTTCCTGGCTGGCTGGTTGCAGATGTAGTGCAGGATGCTGCTCTTCCCCGCTccatccagccccagccccagcacttgCTGCCAGTCCAGCTGAGGGGGTACAGGAGGGTGTTGGGCGGGTGGGAGCAGGTCCCAGTACCTGCAGCTGCATGGTTATGGGATGGTTGAGCTATGAGGCCAGAGCAAGGGGTCCTGCTGGCCTCTCACCCTCCCCTCCATGCTGGTGGGCTCCACTGGCTGTTCAAGCTGGGGACCCCTCCCCTGGCAGGACGGGCTTCAGGAGTGTACCCCATGGCCTGTACCCCAAGAGTACCCTGGGGAATCCAGTCTGACCTGCTCCAGGGGATGCCAGTGCGAGATCCCAGTGAGGATCCTGGCCCTGCGCCCCCTTCCCAAGCCCTGTGTGGGTTctgctggcaacccagaaccttccccagcctggggagcacaggggcagCCCCGACCCTGCCCCTTCTCCAGCGTCATGGTCCCGGGGGAGAAGTGAGGAACCAGGAGGGATCCCAGTGAGGGGATCCCGGTGTAGGGGATGCCCGGGAGATCCCGACCCTGAGCCCTTCCCACCCGCGATGGGCCGGGGGTGCCGGCGGGGGTCCGTCCCCTCCTTACGGCGTCCTTGGAGGGAGCTGGCTCCCACAGGTCCTGCTCCCACCATCCGCCCCAGTCGGTGCCGCTGTCGGTGTCGCAGATCTTCCAGGCGATGCAGAGGAGGGAACAGAGGGCGAACACAGCAGCCCCGACGGTCAGCGCCAGGGCCTGGAGGGCGCCGGACACAGACATGAGGCACCAGCAGATCGCGGCCTCGACGGTGTGAGCCCCGCCAGATGTGCCCGCGGGCTGCGCGCCAGATGTGCCCACCTCTGACGTCACCGCCGCGCTTAAAGGGGTCGCTCTGACGGCagggggatggatggataggtggaagggagggaaggagagagaaaggaagggatggatggatggatggatggatggatggatggatggagggatggatggatggagggatggatggatggagggagggagggagggatggatggagggatgggtgGAAGTGTGGTGGGGATTGAGGGAGGGACGTCGGGGAGAAGGGACAAGGGGCAGGGGGCGGGCAGGCCTCTGACATGAGCTGCCCCCAGGCCTCACACCCGCCCGGTGTCATGCACCCGCTGCCCACGGGACTCGCATGTCCTCAATCCACCCCGGTGGCGCAATGCACCCCCGCTCCGGGCCAGGTCCCGCGGCTGCTGGCCCTTCCCTGGAGCCTCCGTGAGCGGCTCCCGTGGCCCTGAGCCCAGCTGCCGGGGCCGGGGTGGGCTGAGCCCCGCGTGGGCGGGGCGAGCTGCTTCACCGGCAGAGCCGGAGCGCGGTCGGGGAGGGGCCGGGCAGGGACCCGGGGCTGCGGTGAGGGGCAGGAACCGGCAAGGGTGGGGCAGGGTCAGGCCGCGGGGAATCCTCGGCCCCGCCCCGTCAGCACGGCCCCGCCCTGCCCCGCCCATCCCGAACTACATCTCCCAGCGTGCTCCGCGCTCAGCAGCCAGAGCTTGCGAGATTTGCGCTCCTTTAAGTTCTCTCCCGCGGGGGCGGTCCCTCCGCTCCCGTGCCGCTGTGGTACCGGTGCAGCGCCGGGCTCCTGCCGGTGGTTTCCCCGCCGGCTCCGCCATGGCGCCGCCGGTTCCTGCCCCACCGTACCCCGCCGAGCCTCGCTAGCCTAAGCCGAGCCGCCGTCATGAGTGCGCGGCAGCCGGACGCTCCCGGTAAGCCTCCCCCTCAGCGCTCCCCGCCGGCCCGGGCCCGCCGCGGCGGCGCTGAGCGCTGCCCTCTCTGTCCGCAGCGCTGGAGCAGGGCGGCGGCCCCCGGCCGGGCAAGATGTCGCTGCCTGTCGGCGTGCCGCGGCGGGCCTTCAGCTACGACGAGGGCCTGGAGGACACGGCGCCCATGACGCCGCCGCCCGCCGATCTGTGCGCCAGCGTCCTCTGGAAGCAGCCGGTCATCCCCGAGCGCAAGTACCAGGAGCTCTCGAAGGTACAGGACGGGCGGTTGCTGCGGTGGCCTTGGCAGCCCTCCCGGTGCCGGTGGCGCGGCACCGCCCCGGGGGAGCTGCCCCCGCCCTCCGCAGCAGAGCCCCGGAGGCGCTGGGGACAGGAGCCCGGCTTTGCGGCCTGTGTGTTGTGGGAGCGCTGCGGTACGGTTGGGATGGGCCTGTCTGGGGAGTCCCCTCGCTGTGGGAGGTGTTTATGGGCTTAAAGCTGTGAGCTGAAACCAGGGCGAAGGGGTAGGTCTGGGCCGGCCTGTAAATTCCTCATgcagagggtggtgaggcacgggACAGGTTGTCCGGAGGAGCTGTGGATGCCGCATCCCTGTAAGTGTTAAAAGGGAGGTGGGGCgttgctttgagcaacctgctctagtggaagatgtcgcACCCTGCAGTGTGGGCTAAACCAGACCGTCGTTGAAGGtgctttccagcccaaactgttgTATGAAGTGACTGTGGGAGGGCTTTGAGTACAGGACCAGCTCTTTTAAGTTTAGAGGCTGTTTTCCCAGCTTGAAGTGGCACTGACTGTGGTTGAATGGAAGCAAATAACTTTGTATCCCTTAGAGTTTAACCTCGGATTTTCAcctcatttgaaaaaaaacaaaaaaaaaaaaatctcatggaAGGAAACCTGAAGTTGTGGTTTGGCGCAAAAAGCAAATTGCCCAGTTCGGGAATGGTGACTCCTCTGCTAAGAGGAGGatttctttatttcacagaaCTTCTTGTAGCATTCGTTGTCTGGTCTTTGTTGCCTGGGTCTTGTGGTCAGTGGTAGAGCTATGACTGCTGGGTACACTGAACAGGGAACTGATACAAGGAATGAGGTGGAAAGCAAGGTCTAAACACCAGCCTCTAATCTGTGTGCCTGCTGTTCTGTAAATAGCTTGTTTCTGAGGTGTCTCTGGAAGGGTGCTCTTGCCCAATTGACCTTAAAGTCCAATTTGCAGTTATGGGAATGGAAGTAGATATGTTctggtttctttcctgttgATCTTTTGTGCTTAGACTAACACCTTTTTGGCTCCAAGCCCTGCATGTTTCCAAATACTGGATGCAAGTTCTTGTTCATTGCTAAGAATTGTAAGGTTCAAGCTCTAAACATTTCCCAGCTGTAGTGAGAACAGTGTATGGGTTTATTCCAAGGGGTGAAGGCTAGTTACTAGAGCAGCTTGGCCTTGTGTTTCGTTTCAGTAGTTAGAG is part of the Lathamus discolor isolate bLatDis1 chromosome 10, bLatDis1.hap1, whole genome shotgun sequence genome and encodes:
- the ARL10 gene encoding ADP-ribosylation factor-like protein 10 isoform X2 — protein: MSVSGALQALALTVGAAVFALCSLLCIAWKICDTDSGTDWGGWWEQDLWEPAPSKDALDWQQVLGLGLDGAGKSSILHYICNQPARKCFTPTQGFNCTQLSIEGLEMELLEVGGSQNLRAYWPHYMSHAHVLVFVVDSVNRSRLVTARQELHTPLATEPQLLATEPQLPLVVLANKQDKSDALSTGELWLELALLTLSKQQEVFVLRTSATWDNLNTANSILHVRSLLVTLLSQTLSTLPQEEGSQPPPPQLKDEITLGMESRAPASPGNRG
- the ARL10 gene encoding ADP-ribosylation factor-like protein 10 isoform X3, producing the protein MSVSGALQALALTVGAAVFALCSLLCIAWKICDTDSGTDWGGWWEQDLWEPAPSKDALDWQQVLGLGLDGAGKSSILHYICNQPARKCFTPTQGFNCTQLSIEGLEMELLEVGGSQNLRAYWPHYMSHAHVLVFVVDSVNRSRLVTARQELHTPLATEPQLLATEPQLPLVVLANKQDKSDALSTGELWLELALLTLSKQQEVFVLRTSATWDNLNTANSILHLHQVTGDEGSPACRKEAAGSGHRVLGPGNPIM
- the ARL10 gene encoding ADP-ribosylation factor-like protein 10 isoform X1, with translation MSVSGALQALALTVGAAVFALCSLLCIAWKICDTDSGTDWGGWWEQDLWEPAPSKDALDWQQVLGLGLDGAGKSSILHYICNQPARKCFTPTQGFNCTQLSIEGLEMELLEVGGSQNLRAYWPHYMSHAHVLVFVVDSVNRSRLVTARQELHTPLATEPQLLATEPQLPLVVLANKQDKSDALSTGELWLELALLTLSKQQEVFVLRTSATWDNLNTANSILHVRSLLVTLLSQTLSTLPQEEGSQPPPPQLKDEITLGMESRAPGEQEHAAQGSAPHLHSSPAGY